One Mugil cephalus isolate CIBA_MC_2020 chromosome 10, CIBA_Mcephalus_1.1, whole genome shotgun sequence genomic window carries:
- the c10h12orf29 gene encoding uncharacterized protein C12orf29 homolog, producing MRRLGSVQQKIPCVFVTDVREEQSRKRDCQQFQVVATDHVNPVALEANIDCALATEKLDGTCCYVTLYKGQPYLWARLDRKPNKQAEKRFKKHQHSLRSCKGFVWNVEEDFKSVPEMWIPAHRVKYHNGHPLPDEHGHIPGWVPVEKDNKQYCWHSSVVDYEVGAALVLRPGSEDEDMLEITAVPLAELQEQTLELIGTNVNGNPYGLGSKKRPVHCLVSHGSVRIRNPPLVDFLQLCSWFQESPEGRVEGIVWHCNDGTLVKVHRHHLGLRWPDGDTCLGKRPVVIQVDGTADAYNNSTDLFTSFFTLKGHVFRRLQDIQFEP from the exons CAATTTCAGGTTGTTGCCACCGATCATGTGAACCCTGTGGCTCTGGAGGCTAACATAGACTGTGCCCTTGCCACAGAAAAACTGGATGGCACCTGCTGTTACGTAACACTTTATAAAG GCCAGCCTTACCTCTGGGCTCGACTTGACAGGAAACCCAACAAGCAGGCAGAGAAGAGGTTTAAGAAGCACCAGCACTCTCTCAGGAGCTGTAAAG GATTTGTGTGGAATGTAGAGGAAGATTTTAAATCGGTGCCAGAGATGTGGATCCCAGCTCACAGAGTCAAATATCACAACGGCCATCCACTGCCGGACGAACATGGACATATCCCAG GCTGGGTTCCAGTGGAGAAGGACAACAAGCAGTACTGCTGGCACTCCTCTGTGGTGGATTACGAAGTCGGTGCCGCTCTTGTTCTGAGGCCTGGCTCCGAGGATGAAGACATGTTAGAAATCACAGCAGTCCCACTGGCAGAGCTCCAGGAACAAACACTGGAGCTCATCGGAACCAACGTCAATGGAAACCCTTATG GACTGGGCAGTAAGAAGCGGCCTGTCCACTGCCTGGTGTCACATGGAAGTGTGCGGATCAGAAACCCACCACTCGTGGACTTCCTGCAGCTGTGCTCCTGGTTCCAGGAGAGTCCAGAGGGTCGAGTCGAGGGCATCGTCTGGCACTGCAACGACGGGACTCTCGTCAAG GTTCATCGTCATCACCTGGGACTGAGGTGGCCGGATGGAGACACCTGCCTCGGTAAGAGGCCGGTGGTCATACAAGTTGATGGGACAGCGGATGCTTACAACAACAGCACGGACTTGTTCACGTCCTTTTTCACACTTAAGGGACACGTCTTCAGGCGGCTTCAGGACATTCAGTTTGAGCCGTGA